The following coding sequences lie in one Candidatus Eremiobacterota bacterium genomic window:
- a CDS encoding peptidase S8 → MGNAGGGRSILKLIALLATVSLASCAGSSLEQTPLPVSSAQATMQAPQSAPGGAASEPSNDDSTDDAQAPISNPRERTAAPAEGSAAKPAVRYACAQPAAAGRRECDAILRPDAGASRASAPACNRTAPYCASDLQTAYDLTQAAKSGGKGATVAVVDAYGYPEAAGDLAVYRKNMGLPACGVSNGCLRIVNQSGRANGLPKFNADSNDDWRAEAALDLDMISATCPNCKIILVQTNSNKSSDLSIGNNAAAALGALTIVNSYGGKEENASAAGYRQSARAVIASAGAGPGSRGPCAYAAVVCVGGTSLLPTSSGRGWIERAWGNGGGCSALVTKPKWQHAKSCKTRAVVDISAVADPATGVAVYQSPAGWQEMGGTGIGTAIVAALFALGPASARANAPLWIWRHGPTSAYHHVAGSSGYDAATGWGTPNGTGGF, encoded by the coding sequence ATGGGGAACGCCGGCGGGGGTCGGAGCATTCTAAAGCTCATCGCGCTGCTGGCCACGGTTTCGCTCGCGTCCTGCGCCGGGAGCTCGCTGGAACAGACGCCGCTTCCGGTGAGTTCGGCGCAAGCCACGATGCAAGCACCTCAATCGGCGCCGGGCGGCGCTGCGTCCGAACCCTCTAACGACGACTCGACCGACGACGCGCAAGCTCCCATTTCCAACCCGCGCGAACGTACTGCCGCGCCGGCCGAAGGGTCGGCCGCAAAGCCGGCAGTACGATACGCCTGCGCGCAACCCGCAGCCGCGGGGCGCCGCGAATGCGACGCGATACTTCGCCCGGATGCCGGCGCATCGCGCGCTTCGGCGCCCGCGTGCAATCGAACCGCGCCGTACTGCGCCTCCGATTTGCAGACGGCCTACGATTTGACGCAAGCGGCAAAGAGCGGCGGAAAAGGCGCGACCGTTGCGGTCGTCGATGCGTACGGCTATCCTGAAGCGGCCGGCGATCTCGCGGTCTACCGCAAGAACATGGGATTGCCCGCGTGCGGAGTCTCGAATGGCTGCCTGCGAATCGTCAATCAGAGCGGCCGCGCAAACGGGCTACCGAAATTCAATGCTGATTCCAACGACGATTGGCGAGCGGAAGCGGCGCTCGATCTCGACATGATTTCGGCAACGTGCCCCAATTGCAAGATCATCCTCGTCCAGACGAATAGCAACAAGAGTTCGGACCTTTCGATCGGTAACAATGCCGCCGCCGCGCTTGGCGCGCTGACGATCGTGAACTCCTACGGCGGTAAAGAAGAGAACGCGAGCGCCGCGGGGTATCGGCAGTCCGCACGTGCCGTGATTGCTAGTGCAGGCGCGGGCCCCGGAAGTCGCGGGCCGTGCGCGTATGCTGCCGTCGTGTGTGTCGGGGGGACGTCGCTGTTGCCCACCTCGTCGGGCCGCGGCTGGATCGAGCGCGCCTGGGGAAATGGCGGTGGCTGCAGCGCCTTGGTGACCAAGCCGAAATGGCAGCACGCAAAGTCGTGTAAAACTCGCGCGGTCGTCGATATATCGGCGGTTGCCGATCCCGCAACCGGTGTTGCCGTTTACCAATCGCCGGCCGGCTGGCAAGAGATGGGAGGAACCGGCATCGGCACTGCGATCGTCGCGGCGCTTTTCGCACTCGGTCCTGCGTCGGCACGCGCGAATGCTCCGTTGTGGATCTGGCGTCACGGGCCGACATCGGCGTACCATCACGTGGCCGGCAGCAGCGGCTACGACGCGGCGACCGGTTGGGGCACGCCAAACGGAACGGGAGGTTTTTAG